From one Streptococcus oralis genomic stretch:
- the comD gene encoding competence system sensor histidine kinase ComD, with amino-acid sequence MDLFGLGIAIFYFLIISKSYEWICKINRKEQIVFFSYTCISVFILEEIITLVFSNSFALSKFLFPLVVYLYLRKLKKSEKYKAIFISLLLSLLYHSTHTFISVTLSSIIGDEVVLHYKSTFLLVVLLMTYFSILIIIRYFHLDIKYFDKDYLYPFLKKVIVAFFGLHILLFISDIVSTTHHLNSFGSILSTIVFICLLLIFFAMNSHKIQIEKEIALKQKKFEQKHLQTYTDEIVELYNEIRGFRHDYAGMLVSMQMAIDSGDLQEINRVYNEVLVKANQKLRSEKYTYFDLNNIEDSALRSLIAQSIVYARKNDVEFTLEVKDIITRLSIDLLDLVRIMSILLNNAVEGAADSYLKQMEVAVIKMDFETVIVIQNSCKITMTPSEDLFALGFSTKGRNRGLGLNNVKEILDKYDNIILETEMEDNTFRQIIRFKREFE; translated from the coding sequence ATGGATTTATTTGGATTAGGGATAGCTATTTTTTATTTTCTCATCATTAGCAAAAGTTATGAATGGATTTGTAAAATAAATAGAAAAGAACAAATTGTTTTTTTCTCTTACACATGCATCTCAGTTTTTATACTTGAAGAAATTATTACACTAGTATTTTCTAATAGTTTTGCTTTGTCTAAATTTTTATTTCCTTTGGTTGTGTACCTTTATTTAAGAAAGTTAAAGAAGTCTGAAAAATACAAAGCTATTTTTATCAGTTTACTACTGTCTTTATTATATCACAGTACTCATACTTTTATATCCGTAACCTTATCTTCTATAATAGGAGATGAAGTAGTATTACACTATAAAAGTACATTCCTTTTAGTAGTATTGTTAATGACTTATTTTTCTATTCTAATAATAATTCGTTATTTTCATCTGGATATTAAATATTTTGATAAAGATTATCTGTATCCTTTTTTAAAAAAAGTAATAGTTGCTTTCTTTGGTTTACATATCTTATTGTTTATTTCAGATATAGTAAGTACAACTCATCATTTAAATAGCTTCGGAAGTATTTTATCAACCATTGTTTTTATTTGCTTGTTATTGATTTTCTTTGCAATGAATTCTCACAAGATTCAAATTGAAAAAGAGATTGCTCTAAAACAAAAGAAATTTGAACAAAAACATTTACAGACTTATACTGATGAAATTGTGGAGTTGTATAATGAAATTCGAGGTTTTCGTCATGATTATGCAGGAATGCTTGTCAGCATGCAAATGGCGATTGACAGTGGAGATTTACAAGAAATTAACAGGGTTTACAATGAAGTCCTAGTAAAAGCAAATCAGAAATTGAGGTCAGAAAAATATACTTACTTTGATTTAAATAATATAGAAGATTCTGCTTTACGAAGTTTAATTGCTCAATCGATTGTCTATGCACGAAAAAATGATGTAGAGTTTACATTGGAAGTAAAGGATATCATTACTAGACTGTCAATAGATTTACTTGATCTTGTTCGTATCATGAGCATTTTACTAAACAATGCCGTTGAAGGTGCTGCAGATAGTTATTTGAAACAAATGGAAGTTGCAGTCATTAAAATGGATTTTGAAACAGTTATAGTTATCCAAAATTCATGCAAAATCACTATGACGCCTTCAGAGGATCTATTTGCCTTAGGTTTCTCTACCAAGGGAAGAAATAGAGGTCTAGGACTTAATAATGTCAAAGAGATTTTAGATAAGTATGACAACATTATCTTAGAAACAGAGATGGAAGACAACACATTTAGACAAATTATTAGATTTAAGAGGGAATTCGAATGA
- a CDS encoding ATP-binding cassette domain-containing protein → MLTVSDVSLRFSDRKLFDDVNIKFTEGNTYGLIGANGAGKSTFLKILAGDIEPTTGHISLGPDERLSVLRQNHFDYEDERVIDVVIMGNEKLYNIMKEKDAIYMKEDFSDEDGVRAAELEGEFAELGGWEAESEASQLLQNLNIPEELHYQNMSELANGEKVKVLLAKALFGKPDVLLLDEPTNGLDIQSITWLEDFLIDFDNTVIVVSHDRHFLNKVCTHMADLDFGKIKLYVGNYDFWKESSELAAKLLADRNAKAEEKIKQLQEFVARFSANASKSRQATSRKKMLDKIELEEIVPSSRKYPFINFKAEREIGNDLLTVENLTVKIDGETILDNISFILRPGDKTALIGQNDIQTTALIRAIMGDIDYEGTVKWGVTTSRSYLPKDNSADFAGGESILDWLRQFASKEEDDNTFLRGFLGRMLFSGDEVNKPVNVLSGGEKVRVMLSKLMLLKSNVLVLDDPTNHLDLESISSLNDGLKNFKESIIFASHDHEFIQTLANHIIVLSKNGVIDRIDETYDEFLENAEVQAKVKELWKD, encoded by the coding sequence CCAACAACTGGTCACATCTCTCTTGGTCCAGATGAACGTCTCTCTGTTCTCCGTCAAAATCATTTTGACTATGAAGACGAGCGAGTTATTGATGTCGTCATTATGGGAAATGAAAAACTTTACAACATCATGAAAGAAAAAGATGCCATTTACATGAAGGAAGATTTTTCCGATGAAGATGGTGTTCGTGCAGCCGAACTCGAAGGTGAATTTGCTGAACTTGGAGGTTGGGAGGCAGAAAGTGAAGCATCTCAATTACTTCAAAACCTAAACATTCCAGAAGAATTGCACTATCAAAACATGAGCGAATTGGCCAATGGTGAAAAAGTGAAGGTTCTCCTTGCTAAAGCACTTTTTGGCAAACCAGACGTTCTTCTCTTGGACGAGCCGACCAACGGGTTGGACATCCAATCTATTACTTGGCTAGAAGACTTCTTGATTGACTTTGATAACACCGTTATTGTAGTATCCCACGACCGTCACTTCTTAAACAAAGTGTGTACTCATATGGCCGACCTTGACTTTGGAAAAATCAAACTCTATGTCGGAAACTACGACTTCTGGAAGGAATCTTCTGAGCTTGCTGCTAAATTGCTAGCAGACCGTAATGCCAAGGCAGAAGAAAAAATTAAGCAATTGCAAGAATTCGTTGCTCGCTTCTCTGCCAACGCTTCTAAGTCAAGACAAGCAACGTCTCGTAAAAAAATGCTTGACAAGATTGAATTAGAAGAGATTGTGCCATCTAGTCGTAAATATCCATTTATCAACTTTAAAGCAGAACGCGAGATTGGTAATGATCTCTTGACAGTAGAAAATCTAACTGTAAAGATTGATGGTGAAACTATTCTAGACAATATTAGTTTCATCTTGCGTCCAGGTGATAAGACAGCTCTGATTGGACAAAATGACATCCAAACGACTGCATTAATTCGTGCAATTATGGGTGACATCGACTATGAAGGAACTGTCAAGTGGGGAGTTACTACTAGCCGTTCTTACTTGCCAAAAGACAACTCGGCTGATTTTGCAGGAGGAGAGTCAATCCTTGACTGGTTGCGTCAATTTGCAAGTAAAGAAGAAGATGACAATACCTTCCTACGTGGTTTCCTTGGTCGTATGCTCTTTTCTGGAGATGAGGTTAACAAACCTGTAAACGTCTTGTCAGGGGGAGAAAAAGTACGTGTCATGCTTTCAAAACTCATGCTCTTGAAATCAAATGTCCTTGTACTTGATGATCCAACAAATCACTTGGACTTGGAATCTATCTCAAGCTTGAACGATGGATTGAAAAACTTTAAAGAATCAATCATCTTTGCCAGTCATGACCACGAGTTCATTCAAACTTTGGCAAACCATATCATTGTTTTGTCTAAGAATGGCGTCATTGATCGTATCGATGAAACCTATGATGAATTCCTAGAAAATGCAGAAGTACAAGCAAAAGTTAAAGAACTTTGGAAAGATTAA
- the comC gene encoding competence-stimulating peptide ComC — MKNTVKLEQFKEVTEAELQEIRGGDWRISETIRNLIFPRRK; from the coding sequence ATGAAAAATACAGTAAAGTTGGAACAATTTAAAGAGGTAACAGAGGCAGAATTGCAGGAGATTCGAGGTGGAGATTGGAGAATTTCAGAAACAATTCGTAATCTTATTTTTCCAAGAAGAAAGTAA
- the rlmH gene encoding 23S rRNA (pseudouridine(1915)-N(3))-methyltransferase RlmH, which produces MKIKIVTVGKLKEKYLKDGIAEYTKRISRFAKLEMIELTDEKTPDKASELENQKILETEGERILSKVGERDFVVVLAIEGKTLSSEEFSKQLEQASIKGYSTLTFIIGGSLGLAPVVKNRANLSVSFGRLTLPHQLMRLVLVEQIYRAFTIQQGSPYHK; this is translated from the coding sequence ATGAAAATAAAAATTGTAACAGTGGGAAAATTAAAAGAAAAATACCTTAAAGATGGTATTGCTGAATATACCAAACGAATTTCACGTTTCGCCAAATTAGAAATGATTGAGCTTACTGATGAGAAGACACCTGACAAAGCCAGTGAATTAGAAAATCAAAAAATCTTGGAAACAGAAGGTGAAAGAATTCTTTCTAAGGTTGGAGAAAGGGACTTTGTCGTTGTACTAGCTATTGAAGGAAAAACACTCTCCTCAGAGGAATTTAGTAAGCAACTAGAGCAAGCTTCTATCAAAGGATATTCAACGCTTACCTTTATCATTGGAGGGAGTTTGGGTCTAGCTCCTGTTGTAAAAAATAGAGCCAATCTTTCTGTCAGTTTTGGACGTCTGACATTACCACATCAGTTAATGAGATTGGTTTTAGTTGAACAAATTTACCGTGCTTTTACAATTCAACAGGGTTCTCCTTACCACAAATAG
- the comE gene encoding competence system response regulator transcription factor ComE, which produces MKVLILEDVIEHQVRLERILNEISEESNIPISYKTTGKVREFKEYIENDEVNQLYFLDIDIYGIEKKGFEVAQFIRHHNPYAIIVFITSRSEFATLTYKYQVSALDFVDKDINDELFKKRIEQSIFYTKSMLLENEDVVDYFDYNYKGNDLKIPYHDILYIETTGVSHKLRIIGKNFAKEFYGTMTDIQEKDKHTQRFYCSHKSFLVNVGNVREIDRKNLEVVFYEDHRCPITRLKVRKLKDILEKKSKK; this is translated from the coding sequence ATGAAAGTATTAATTTTAGAAGATGTTATTGAGCATCAAGTGAGACTAGAGAGAATATTGAATGAAATCTCTGAGGAATCGAATATTCCTATTTCATATAAGACAACAGGAAAAGTTCGTGAGTTTAAGGAATATATCGAAAATGATGAAGTAAACCAGCTTTATTTCCTAGATATCGATATTTATGGAATTGAGAAAAAGGGATTTGAAGTGGCTCAGTTTATTCGTCATCACAATCCTTATGCTATTATTGTCTTTATTACCAGTCGATCTGAATTCGCTACTTTAACTTATAAGTATCAGGTATCAGCTTTAGATTTTGTAGATAAGGACATCAATGATGAATTGTTCAAAAAACGTATCGAGCAGAGTATTTTTTACACTAAGAGCATGCTGCTTGAAAACGAAGATGTTGTAGACTATTTTGATTACAACTATAAGGGAAATGATTTGAAAATTCCTTACCATGATATTCTGTATATCGAAACAACAGGTGTTTCTCATAAATTGCGAATTATTGGTAAGAATTTTGCCAAAGAGTTTTATGGAACTATGACAGATATTCAGGAGAAGGACAAACATACCCAGCGATTTTATTGCTCCCATAAATCTTTCCTTGTCAATGTAGGAAATGTGAGAGAAATTGATCGAAAAAATTTAGAAGTTGTCTTTTATGAAGATCATCGTTGTCCTATTACCCGTTTGAAAGTTCGTAAACTAAAAGATATTCTAGAGAAAAAATCTAAAAAGTGA
- a CDS encoding YhgE/Pip domain-containing protein, whose product MFKEWKAIFKKPTFIIVMIGISLIPALYNIIFLSSMWDPYGKLSELPVAIVNKDKEASYNGQTMTIGEDMVSNLKENKTLDFHFVNEEEGEKGLEDGDYYMVVTLPSDLSEKATSILTNHPEQMQIDYQTSSGHSFIASKMSDSAMTQLKQTVSTNITETYTKALFQKMNDLKSGINKAADGSEQLANGADQLVTGSQTLTTNLNTLANSTVTFSNGADQFTKGLSSYVSAIEQLHIGLGTFNSGLQSYTNAVSQVDTGLDQLVSKTPELVTGVNQLNTGIKSYTSGVSQLDTGLNQFSVGVNAYTSSVKELSNGTSQLSNQSDTLRDGMEQLNTGIKEISSQLESSSQQNKEIAQLATSLGELNKTLQALTISDDTQLKSKFSEALPNLTTLAQDIVTKSQTEQEKTIANLQSTATYQSLTEEQKKELTEAISKNSNSTIESAKTILTTVGGLKESIENSEQQVSNLSDVQTKANQLLPAASSSLTTLSNGFTTLQTSVNNQLVPGSQSIEKGVVNYTKGLDTISIGANQLSEKNASLTTSLDQLVSGSSKLTENTSTLTAGVDALAGKAPELVSGIESLSSGSAQLNNKSPELIAGITTLQFGSGQLTDKSTQLLSAASQLGSGAMKIADGAGKLADGGTTLTSSLEDLQTGVDSLGQGLGNANNQLKSASTESKNAETLSEPLVLSKTDNDQVPVNGIAMAPYMISVALFVAAISTNMIFAKLPSGRHPESRWAWLKSRSEINGIIAVLAGVLVYGGVHLIGLTANHEMRTLILIIITSLAFMSMVTALTTWNSRIGAFFSLILLLLQLASSAGTYPLALTNDFFKGVNPWLPMSYSVSGLRQTISMAGNIHHQVIFLIITLAFFTALGMLAYQPKKMEED is encoded by the coding sequence ATGTTTAAAGAATGGAAAGCAATATTTAAAAAACCGACCTTTATCATTGTAATGATAGGGATTTCTCTCATTCCAGCTTTATACAACATTATATTTTTATCATCCATGTGGGATCCTTATGGGAAATTATCAGAGCTACCTGTTGCAATTGTCAATAAAGATAAGGAAGCTTCTTATAATGGACAGACAATGACAATAGGTGAAGACATGGTGTCTAATTTAAAAGAAAATAAGACTTTAGATTTTCATTTTGTTAATGAAGAGGAAGGGGAAAAAGGTCTAGAAGATGGTGACTACTACATGGTAGTAACTTTACCAAGTGACTTATCTGAAAAGGCTACTTCTATTCTAACAAATCATCCTGAACAAATGCAGATTGATTATCAGACGTCAAGTGGGCATAGCTTTATTGCAAGTAAGATGAGCGATTCTGCAATGACACAATTAAAACAAACTGTCTCTACTAATATTACTGAAACATACACTAAGGCTTTATTTCAAAAAATGAATGATTTGAAGTCTGGGATAAACAAGGCAGCTGATGGAAGTGAACAATTAGCTAATGGAGCCGATCAGTTGGTGACGGGAAGTCAAACGTTGACAACAAATCTTAATACTCTAGCTAATTCAACTGTAACTTTTTCAAATGGAGCGGATCAATTTACAAAAGGCTTATCTAGCTATGTGTCTGCTATAGAGCAATTACATATTGGTTTAGGAACTTTTAATAGTGGTTTACAAAGTTATACAAATGCTGTCTCACAGGTTGACACTGGACTTGATCAATTAGTTTCAAAAACTCCTGAGTTGGTGACAGGTGTAAATCAGCTAAATACAGGTATAAAGTCCTACACAAGTGGGGTTTCACAATTGGATACAGGTCTCAATCAATTTTCAGTTGGTGTAAATGCTTATACAAGTAGTGTGAAAGAACTTTCTAACGGAACAAGTCAATTATCCAATCAATCAGATACACTAAGAGATGGAATGGAACAATTAAATACTGGTATTAAAGAAATTTCAAGTCAATTAGAGTCCTCATCTCAACAAAATAAAGAAATAGCGCAATTGGCAACAAGCTTAGGAGAACTAAATAAAACACTACAAGCTCTTACAATATCAGATGACACTCAACTGAAAAGTAAATTTTCAGAAGCTTTGCCAAATCTAACAACTCTTGCACAGGATATTGTGACTAAAAGTCAGACAGAACAAGAGAAAACTATTGCTAACCTTCAATCAACAGCTACTTATCAATCTCTTACAGAGGAACAAAAGAAAGAACTGACAGAAGCTATTTCTAAAAATTCTAATTCTACTATTGAGTCAGCAAAAACAATTTTAACGACAGTAGGGGGATTAAAAGAAAGTATAGAGAATTCAGAACAACAAGTATCTAATCTATCTGATGTGCAGACGAAAGCAAATCAACTCTTACCTGCAGCATCTAGCTCCTTGACAACCTTGTCAAATGGATTTACAACATTACAAACTTCTGTAAATAATCAGTTAGTTCCTGGAAGTCAGTCAATTGAAAAAGGAGTTGTAAACTATACTAAAGGATTGGATACTATTTCTATAGGTGCTAATCAACTAAGTGAAAAGAATGCAAGTTTAACAACTAGTCTAGATCAATTAGTTTCTGGATCAAGTAAGTTGACAGAAAACACATCAACCTTGACAGCTGGAGTAGATGCGTTAGCTGGAAAAGCTCCAGAATTAGTATCAGGTATAGAAAGTTTGTCATCTGGTTCTGCTCAATTGAATAATAAGAGTCCAGAGCTGATAGCAGGTATTACTACATTACAATTTGGCTCTGGTCAATTAACAGATAAATCAACACAGTTACTTTCTGCAGCATCTCAACTAGGAAGTGGCGCTATGAAGATTGCAGATGGTGCTGGAAAACTAGCAGATGGTGGAACAACTTTAACCTCTAGTCTTGAAGATTTACAAACAGGAGTTGATTCATTAGGACAAGGATTAGGCAATGCTAATAATCAACTCAAATCAGCTTCGACAGAATCTAAAAATGCAGAAACATTATCTGAACCTCTAGTTCTCTCAAAAACAGACAATGACCAAGTTCCTGTGAATGGGATTGCCATGGCTCCTTATATGATATCAGTTGCTCTTTTTGTTGCTGCTATATCTACCAATATGATTTTTGCTAAGTTGCCTTCTGGACGTCATCCAGAGAGCCGTTGGGCTTGGTTGAAGTCTCGCTCTGAAATAAATGGGATTATAGCTGTCTTAGCAGGTGTTTTAGTTTATGGAGGTGTCCATCTTATTGGATTGACTGCGAACCATGAGATGAGGACCTTGATTCTAATTATAATCACAAGTTTAGCTTTCATGTCTATGGTGACAGCTTTAACAACTTGGAATAGTCGTATAGGAGCTTTCTTCTCTCTTATTTTACTTTTATTACAGTTAGCATCAAGTGCAGGGACCTATCCACTTGCTTTGACAAATGATTTCTTTAAGGGTGTCAATCCTTGGTTACCAATGAGTTACTCTGTATCAGGTTTACGACAAACAATCTCTATGGCAGGAAATATTCATCACCAAGTGATTTTCCTTATTATAACACTAGCTTTCTTTACTGCTTTAGGTATGCTAGCTTATCAACCTAAGAAAATGGAAGAAGATTAA
- a CDS encoding YfhO family protein: MKSFFKTYWTYFVSFIIPLVIMTGVYLTQGIYWNSDTSPLLGDGFHQYVIFDVALRNILHGNGSLFYTFTSGLGLNFYALSSYYLGSFLSPLVYFFNLSNMPDAVYLTTLLKFGLIGLSTFFSLTRLFKDIPKFLKLALSTSYALMSFTVSQLEIKTWLDVFILIPLIITGLYLLITQKKRLLYFTSLSILFIQNYYFGYMTVLFLIFWYLCQISWDFKTRKSSFLDFVVTSFLAGMTSLIMTLPTLFDLQTHGEKLTTITKLKTDSSWYLDIFAKQFIGSFDTTKYGSIPMIFVGLLPFILTILFFTIKSIKFHVKLTYAFFFTFLITSFYIEALDLFWQGMHTPNMFLHRYAWIFSTLLIYTAAEVLNRLKELKLWNLFVSLFLVLTGFLATVYFKSHYSFLTDLNILLTLEFLLVYALLLLAVIRKFISINLFAILLSLFITVEISLNASSQMEGIAKEWAFASRSAYNRDITAMESILNQIDNPFTRTEKLQIQTGNDSMKFNYNGISQFSSVRNRSASTSLDKLGFKSSGTNLNLRYANNSLLADSLFGIQYNISETSLDKYGFQEIYQKDHLTLYKNQLSLPIAFATQSIYTDVNFNNHTLDNQALFINQLANLNLDYFSQIAYDKTDTSDGLTSITGSANEDAKIDYQIEVPQNSQVYLSFSNLHFTNDKQKKVDIIVNGEKKTFTTDNAFNFFNLGYTEEQKTFNISVSFPGNSQVSFESPTFYRLDTQALTEAIQKIKEQPVEVYTSKNKVFATYEVKQDTSIFFTIPYDKGWSAYQDGKKLEIKQAQTGFMKVDVPKGKGTITLSFIPNGFVIGAACSLTALLLFGIYNHRRNLSKTEKD; the protein is encoded by the coding sequence ATGAAATCATTTTTTAAAACATATTGGACCTATTTTGTTTCTTTCATCATTCCTTTAGTAATTATGACTGGAGTATACCTCACTCAAGGTATCTACTGGAATAGTGATACATCTCCACTATTAGGAGATGGTTTCCATCAATACGTTATTTTTGATGTGGCTTTACGAAATATTTTACATGGAAATGGTAGTTTGTTTTACACCTTTACAAGTGGCCTCGGACTGAATTTCTATGCTCTATCTAGTTATTACTTGGGTAGTTTTCTCTCACCTCTGGTTTACTTTTTTAATCTGTCGAATATGCCAGATGCTGTTTATCTGACCACTCTCTTAAAATTTGGATTGATTGGTCTGTCAACCTTCTTTAGTTTGACTAGATTATTTAAAGATATCCCAAAATTTTTAAAACTTGCCTTATCTACTTCCTATGCTCTAATGAGCTTTACCGTTAGTCAGTTAGAGATAAAAACCTGGCTAGATGTTTTTATCTTGATTCCTTTAATTATAACTGGTTTATACCTACTTATAACACAAAAGAAGCGCCTACTATACTTTACAAGTTTGTCAATCTTATTTATTCAAAATTATTATTTTGGGTATATGACAGTATTGTTTCTTATTTTCTGGTATCTCTGCCAAATTTCTTGGGACTTTAAAACTCGAAAATCATCTTTTCTTGATTTTGTTGTTACCTCCTTTTTAGCTGGAATGACTAGTTTGATTATGACTCTTCCTACACTGTTTGATTTACAAACTCACGGTGAGAAGTTGACTACCATCACAAAATTAAAGACAGATAGTAGCTGGTATCTGGATATTTTCGCAAAACAATTCATTGGATCTTTTGATACAACTAAGTATGGATCTATACCAATGATTTTTGTTGGATTGCTTCCCTTTATTTTAACCATTCTATTTTTCACAATAAAATCCATAAAGTTTCACGTGAAACTTACCTATGCATTTTTCTTTACTTTTTTAATAACAAGCTTTTACATAGAAGCACTTGATTTATTTTGGCAAGGGATGCATACTCCAAATATGTTTTTGCATCGCTATGCTTGGATTTTTTCCACTCTGTTAATTTATACTGCAGCAGAAGTCTTAAATCGTCTGAAAGAACTGAAGCTATGGAATCTATTTGTCTCACTTTTTCTTGTACTAACAGGATTTTTGGCTACTGTCTATTTTAAATCACACTATTCTTTTCTAACAGATTTGAATATCCTACTCACTCTTGAATTTCTACTAGTTTATGCTCTTTTACTTCTTGCAGTCATTAGAAAATTTATCTCTATAAATCTATTTGCAATTCTTTTGTCTTTATTTATAACAGTTGAGATAAGCTTAAATGCTTCATCTCAAATGGAAGGAATAGCTAAAGAATGGGCCTTTGCTTCTCGTAGTGCCTATAATAGAGATATCACCGCTATGGAATCCATTCTAAACCAAATTGACAATCCATTTACACGTACTGAAAAACTGCAAATTCAGACCGGAAATGACAGTATGAAATTTAACTACAATGGAATCTCTCAATTTTCGTCTGTACGAAATCGTTCAGCTAGCACTAGTTTGGATAAACTGGGATTCAAATCCTCTGGAACCAACCTCAATCTCCGTTATGCAAATAACAGTCTTTTAGCAGACAGTTTATTTGGAATCCAATACAATATTTCTGAAACTTCACTTGATAAGTATGGCTTTCAAGAGATTTATCAAAAGGATCATTTAACCTTATATAAAAATCAACTCTCTTTACCCATTGCCTTTGCCACTCAATCTATTTACACAGATGTAAACTTTAACAATCACACTCTAGATAATCAGGCTTTATTTATAAACCAGCTTGCTAATCTCAACTTAGATTACTTCTCCCAAATAGCATATGATAAAACAGATACTTCAGATGGTTTAACGAGCATCACAGGTTCTGCTAATGAAGATGCAAAGATTGATTATCAAATTGAGGTTCCTCAAAATAGTCAAGTCTATCTCTCTTTTTCAAATCTTCATTTTACAAACGATAAGCAAAAGAAAGTTGACATCATTGTCAATGGAGAAAAGAAGACTTTTACAACTGACAATGCATTTAATTTCTTTAATTTGGGTTATACTGAAGAACAAAAAACTTTCAATATCAGTGTTAGTTTCCCTGGAAATTCTCAGGTGTCATTTGAATCTCCAACCTTCTATCGTTTAGATACTCAGGCCCTAACTGAAGCAATCCAAAAGATTAAAGAACAACCTGTAGAAGTATACACCTCTAAAAATAAAGTCTTTGCTACATATGAAGTAAAACAAGATACCTCTATTTTCTTCACTATTCCTTATGACAAAGGTTGGTCTGCATACCAGGATGGGAAAAAACTTGAAATCAAGCAGGCTCAAACTGGTTTTATGAAAGTTGATGTTCCAAAAGGAAAAGGCACCATTACACTTTCCTTTATCCCCAATGGTTTTGTTATTGGAGCAGCCTGCTCACTAACTGCCCTTCTTCTTTTTGGGATCTATAATCACAGACGAAATTTATCTAAGACAGAAAAAGATTGA
- a CDS encoding TetR/AcrR family transcriptional regulator, whose protein sequence is MKESNKRLKTKRIIENAMVQLLMDQPFDQISTVKLAEKAGISRSSFYTHYKDKYDMIEHYQSKLFHTFEYIFQKHVHHKRDAILEVFEYLESEPLLAALLSENGTKEIQNFLRNKLHIMLSTDLQKRFMQLQLNSIELEYSSIYLTNALFGVCQTWIAHGKKESPQEMTDFLMKMLGDTN, encoded by the coding sequence ATGAAAGAAAGTAACAAACGTTTAAAAACAAAACGAATTATCGAAAATGCCATGGTTCAATTATTGATGGACCAGCCCTTTGATCAAATTTCTACTGTCAAATTAGCAGAAAAAGCCGGAATTAGTCGTTCTAGCTTCTACACTCACTACAAAGATAAGTATGATATGATTGAACACTATCAAAGTAAGTTATTTCATACATTTGAATATATCTTCCAAAAACATGTTCATCATAAAAGAGATGCTATTCTAGAAGTATTTGAATATCTAGAATCAGAACCACTTCTGGCTGCTCTTCTTTCTGAAAATGGAACCAAAGAAATCCAAAATTTTTTGAGAAATAAACTGCATATTATGCTTAGTACTGATCTTCAGAAACGTTTTATGCAACTACAACTAAATTCAATTGAGTTAGAATATAGCAGTATTTATCTAACAAATGCCCTATTTGGTGTTTGTCAGACTTGGATTGCTCATGGGAAAAAAGAAAGTCCGCAAGAAATGACAGACTTCCTTATGAAAATGTTAGGTGATACAAACTAA